The Sphingopyxis fribergensis DNA segment AAGGTCGCTCGGGCGACATCGTATCGCGCAAGCATTTCGTCCTCGCGCGCCAACCTGTCGCCCGCAACATGCGCCCCGGCTTCGATATCGCGTACGATATCCTGCGCAAGCGTGAGCGCACGCTTGGCTTTCCTCGAATCATCGACCTTCGGTTGCATCTCTGGGAATCGCTCCTCTGATAAAACCTTATAAGAGTTTATCGGATGACATGTCCAGCATCAGTCTATGAAGTCTGCAGTGCGGTCAAATGTCGCAACAATCCTTATAAGCTTTATTGACCATACCCTGCGAAACATCTACCTGTTTGATAGCAAGGTGAGTCTGCTTGCCTGGGATGGAGGACGAGACATGAGCATCGACACGATGGAGCTGGATACTGCCGGAAAAGTTGCAGCCATTCCGATCGACGAAATTGATGTCGCACGGCCGAGTCTTTTTCAGCAGGACACGATCGGCCTGTATTTTGACCGGCTGCGCAAAGAGGAGCCGGTCCACTATTGCCGCGAAAGCTATGTTGGGCCTTACTGGTCGATCACCAAGTTCGACGATATCATGGCTGTCGACACCAACCACAAAGTCTTTTCGTCGGAGGCAAAGCTCGGCGGTATCGCCATTCAGGACATGCATTCGGTGGAAGGCGCGCTCGAACTTGAAATGTTCATCGCTATGGATCCTCCAAAGCACGACCAGCAACGCAAGGCCGTCACCCCCGCTGTAGCGCCGTCCAACTTGCTGTTGCTCGAACCGACAATCCGCGAACGAGCGTGTCAGATTCTCGATGATCTGCCGATAGGCGAGGAATTTGATTGGGTTGACAAGGTCTCAGTTGAATTGACCACGATGACCCTTGCTACCCTATTCGATTTCCCGTGGGAGGAACGCCGCAAGCTCACGCGCTGGTCCGACGTCACAACGGCCGCCCCTGAAACCGGCATCGTCGAATCGTACGAAGCGAGGCGTGAAGAACTCATCGAGTGCGCGATGTATTTCAAAGGACTGTGGGAGCAGCGCATCAACGAAGAACCGAAGAACGATCTGATTTCCATAATGGCGCATTCCCCGGCGACACGGGATATGCCCTTCCTCGAATTTCTGGGTAACCTGCTGCTGCTGATCGTGGGCGGCAACGACACCACGCGCAATTCGATAAGCGGCGGTGTGCTGGCGCTCAATCAGAACCCCGATGAATATCGCAAACTGAATGACGACCCTTCGTTGATCGCCAGCATGGTGCCGGAAATCATCCGCTGGCAGACGCCGCTGACTCACATGCGCCGCACTGCGCTGCAGGACTGGGAGATTGGCGGCAAGCAGATCAAGAAGGGCGACAAGGTCGTGATGTGGTACCTGTCGGGCAACCGCGACGAAACGGTCATCGACCGGGCTGACCGGTTCATCATCGACCGCAAGAATCCGCGCCATCACCTGTCATTCGGTTATGGCATCCATCGATGCATGGGTAACAGGCTGGCAGAACTGCAGTTGCGGATCATCTGGGAAGAAATTCACAAGCGGTTCGCCAAGGTCGAAGTGACCGGCGAGCCCGAGCGCCTTTTCTCAAACCTTGTGCGCGGGATCACCAATCTGCCGGTGCGGCTGCACGCGCGCTGATTTGCTGAAGCAGAAATACGGAGTGTATGATGGTCAAAGTGACGTTCGTATCCAGCGATGGAACGCGGCGGGAAGTCGAAATTGCCGAGGGCGAAACCGCACGCGAGGCGGCGCTCTTCAATGATGTACCGGGCATCGACGGCGATTGCGGCGGTGTCTGCGCCTGTGCGACCTGCCATGTCCATGTCGATCCGGCCTGGATCGACAGGGTTGGTCGCCTGGTCGAAGGGGCAGCGGAGGCAGAGCTTCTGCAATTTGCCGAAGGTGCCAACGAATACAGTCGCCTCGCCTGCCAGATACCCATGGTGGAAGGAGTGGAAGGTTTGATTTTGCACGTTCCCGAGCAGCAATACTGACCAGACAGAGCGCAGCCCTGTCGTGCGCGTGCGGCGTCGCAAATTCAGTTTTGAACGGAGGTTTCAGTGCCAACTCAGCTAGAACCTGATGTCTAGACGAGCGAAGACGCATTTCGCACCGAAATGCGGCAATTCCTCGCCGCCCATTTCCCTGACGAATTAAGGGGCGCGGGCAATATGCTGGCCGGGCCCATTGGCAGCTTCGGCTTGTGGATCATCCTGGCCGACGCGCATCCGGAAGCTTCGAGGGACAGCTCCAGCGTGTCGGTGACATCCCCGGCCCGCATGGTGGTACACAGCTTCCAAAGGATGACATAACGGGAGAAGTCGTCGAGCACGGTCGACAGGTACACCAAGCCCCAGCCGATGATCTTGAAGTAGGTGAAGTCGGTCTGCCACATCTCGTTCGACCGCGTCGTCTTGGTGTGGAACCCGTCGGCGGCCTTGATCACGATGAAGGCCGGACTGGCGATCAGGTCATGGGCTTTCAACATACGGTAAACCGTGGCTTCCGACACGAAGTAGCGCTTCTCGTCGGTGAAGCGCACCGCGAGCTCGCGGGGTGACAGGTCGGTTGTATCCAACGCCATGTCGATGATCTGCTGCTGGATATCATCGCAGATGCGGTTCCACACCCGCCTCGGGGCCGATGGCCGATCCTCCAGCGCCTCCGGCCCGCGCTCGAGGTAGCGGTCGTACCAGCGTTAGAAGGTCCGGCGCGGGATGCCCAACTGCTCCAGCGTGCGCTTGGCCGGCAGGTGCGACTGCTCGACGATCCGAATGATCTCCAGC contains these protein-coding regions:
- a CDS encoding cytochrome P450 — translated: MSIDTMELDTAGKVAAIPIDEIDVARPSLFQQDTIGLYFDRLRKEEPVHYCRESYVGPYWSITKFDDIMAVDTNHKVFSSEAKLGGIAIQDMHSVEGALELEMFIAMDPPKHDQQRKAVTPAVAPSNLLLLEPTIRERACQILDDLPIGEEFDWVDKVSVELTTMTLATLFDFPWEERRKLTRWSDVTTAAPETGIVESYEARREELIECAMYFKGLWEQRINEEPKNDLISIMAHSPATRDMPFLEFLGNLLLLIVGGNDTTRNSISGGVLALNQNPDEYRKLNDDPSLIASMVPEIIRWQTPLTHMRRTALQDWEIGGKQIKKGDKVVMWYLSGNRDETVIDRADRFIIDRKNPRHHLSFGYGIHRCMGNRLAELQLRIIWEEIHKRFAKVEVTGEPERLFSNLVRGITNLPVRLHAR
- a CDS encoding 2Fe-2S iron-sulfur cluster-binding protein; the encoded protein is MMVKVTFVSSDGTRREVEIAEGETAREAALFNDVPGIDGDCGGVCACATCHVHVDPAWIDRVGRLVEGAAEAELLQFAEGANEYSRLACQIPMVEGVEGLILHVPEQQY